Proteins encoded in a region of the Triticum dicoccoides isolate Atlit2015 ecotype Zavitan chromosome 3A, WEW_v2.0, whole genome shotgun sequence genome:
- the LOC119271073 gene encoding lipid phosphate phosphatase 2-like isoform X2, with the protein MRGGRNTNCAQTTEGLGAPVSGQPARMQQVQHTVQTHGYGLARKHTYDWVVLILLATVVVVLHYAPPFNRFVGKDMMTDIRYPVKPSTVPAWAVPVISMLCPVLVFIALYVARRDVYDLHHATLGVIFAVLITAAFTDVIKNAVGRPRPDFFWRCFPDGRPVYDQVTGGVICHGEKGFLTDGRKSFPSGHTSWSFAGLGFLSLYLSGKIKAFDRKGHVAKLCIVILPLLLASLVGISRIDNYRHHWEDVFVGGLIGYIMAVLCYLHFFPPPYHHQGWGPYAYFHMLEELEAGNSNNAQNQQSAGQHHIGLTGQHHNGRSRNDLESGSV; encoded by the exons ATGCGTGGTGGGCGCAACACG AACTGCGCACAAACCACCGAGGGTCTTGGCGCACCGGTTTCTGGCCAGCCGGCTAGGATGCAGCAGGTTCAGCACACGGTTCAGACGCACGGATATGGACTGGCCAGAAAGCACACATACGACTGGGTCGTTCTTATTCTCCTAGCCACGGTCGTGGTCGTCTTGCATTATGCTCCCCCGTTTAACCGGTTCGTCGGGAAGGATATGATGACTGATATTAGGTACCCGGTGAAACCAAGTACTGTGCCAGCATGGGCTGTTCCT GTAATCTCTATGCTGTGCCCTGTGCTTGTCTTCATAGCACTGTATGTTGCTAGAAGAGACGTCTATGATCTTCACCACGCAACACTAG GTGTTATTTTTGCTGTGCTGATCACTGCCGCTTTCACTGATGTGATAAAGAATGCTGTGGGGAGACCTAGGCCAGACTTCTTTTGGCGGTGCTTTCCTGATGGAAGGCCG GTATATGATCAAGTGACAGGTGGTGTGATCTGCCATGGCGAGAAAGGTTTCTTAACCGATGGGCGCAAGAGTTTTCCTAGTGGACACACGTCGT GGTCTTTTGCTGGACTTGGATTTTTGTCACTATACTTATCTGGCAAAATTAAGGCGTTTGATCGCAAAGGTCACGTGGCAAAACTTTGCATCGtgattcttcctcttcttcttgcttCGCTTGTTGGGATTTCTAGAATAGACAACTATCGACACCACTGGGAGGATGTGTTTGTCGGCGGCCTGATTG GATATATCATGGCAGTGCTGTGCTATCTGCACTTTTTCCCTCCTCCATATCACCATCAAG GTTGGGGGCCCTATGCATACTTCCACATGCTGGAGGAGCTTGAGGCAGGCAATTCAAATAATGCACAAAACCAACAGTCTGCAGGTCAGCATCATATCGGATTGACCGGCCAACACCATAACGGGAGATCAAGAAATGATTTGGAATCTGGAAGTGTGTAA
- the LOC119271073 gene encoding lipid phosphate phosphatase 2-like isoform X1 produces the protein MRGGRNTQNCAQTTEGLGAPVSGQPARMQQVQHTVQTHGYGLARKHTYDWVVLILLATVVVVLHYAPPFNRFVGKDMMTDIRYPVKPSTVPAWAVPVISMLCPVLVFIALYVARRDVYDLHHATLGVIFAVLITAAFTDVIKNAVGRPRPDFFWRCFPDGRPVYDQVTGGVICHGEKGFLTDGRKSFPSGHTSWSFAGLGFLSLYLSGKIKAFDRKGHVAKLCIVILPLLLASLVGISRIDNYRHHWEDVFVGGLIGYIMAVLCYLHFFPPPYHHQGWGPYAYFHMLEELEAGNSNNAQNQQSAGQHHIGLTGQHHNGRSRNDLESGSV, from the exons ATGCGTGGTGGGCGCAACACG caGAACTGCGCACAAACCACCGAGGGTCTTGGCGCACCGGTTTCTGGCCAGCCGGCTAGGATGCAGCAGGTTCAGCACACGGTTCAGACGCACGGATATGGACTGGCCAGAAAGCACACATACGACTGGGTCGTTCTTATTCTCCTAGCCACGGTCGTGGTCGTCTTGCATTATGCTCCCCCGTTTAACCGGTTCGTCGGGAAGGATATGATGACTGATATTAGGTACCCGGTGAAACCAAGTACTGTGCCAGCATGGGCTGTTCCT GTAATCTCTATGCTGTGCCCTGTGCTTGTCTTCATAGCACTGTATGTTGCTAGAAGAGACGTCTATGATCTTCACCACGCAACACTAG GTGTTATTTTTGCTGTGCTGATCACTGCCGCTTTCACTGATGTGATAAAGAATGCTGTGGGGAGACCTAGGCCAGACTTCTTTTGGCGGTGCTTTCCTGATGGAAGGCCG GTATATGATCAAGTGACAGGTGGTGTGATCTGCCATGGCGAGAAAGGTTTCTTAACCGATGGGCGCAAGAGTTTTCCTAGTGGACACACGTCGT GGTCTTTTGCTGGACTTGGATTTTTGTCACTATACTTATCTGGCAAAATTAAGGCGTTTGATCGCAAAGGTCACGTGGCAAAACTTTGCATCGtgattcttcctcttcttcttgcttCGCTTGTTGGGATTTCTAGAATAGACAACTATCGACACCACTGGGAGGATGTGTTTGTCGGCGGCCTGATTG GATATATCATGGCAGTGCTGTGCTATCTGCACTTTTTCCCTCCTCCATATCACCATCAAG GTTGGGGGCCCTATGCATACTTCCACATGCTGGAGGAGCTTGAGGCAGGCAATTCAAATAATGCACAAAACCAACAGTCTGCAGGTCAGCATCATATCGGATTGACCGGCCAACACCATAACGGGAGATCAAGAAATGATTTGGAATCTGGAAGTGTGTAA
- the LOC119271073 gene encoding lipid phosphate phosphatase 2-like isoform X3, producing the protein MSSNCAQTTEGLGAPVSGQPARMQQVQHTVQTHGYGLARKHTYDWVVLILLATVVVVLHYAPPFNRFVGKDMMTDIRYPVKPSTVPAWAVPVISMLCPVLVFIALYVARRDVYDLHHATLGVIFAVLITAAFTDVIKNAVGRPRPDFFWRCFPDGRPVYDQVTGGVICHGEKGFLTDGRKSFPSGHTSWSFAGLGFLSLYLSGKIKAFDRKGHVAKLCIVILPLLLASLVGISRIDNYRHHWEDVFVGGLIGYIMAVLCYLHFFPPPYHHQGWGPYAYFHMLEELEAGNSNNAQNQQSAGQHHIGLTGQHHNGRSRNDLESGSV; encoded by the exons ATGAGTTCA AACTGCGCACAAACCACCGAGGGTCTTGGCGCACCGGTTTCTGGCCAGCCGGCTAGGATGCAGCAGGTTCAGCACACGGTTCAGACGCACGGATATGGACTGGCCAGAAAGCACACATACGACTGGGTCGTTCTTATTCTCCTAGCCACGGTCGTGGTCGTCTTGCATTATGCTCCCCCGTTTAACCGGTTCGTCGGGAAGGATATGATGACTGATATTAGGTACCCGGTGAAACCAAGTACTGTGCCAGCATGGGCTGTTCCT GTAATCTCTATGCTGTGCCCTGTGCTTGTCTTCATAGCACTGTATGTTGCTAGAAGAGACGTCTATGATCTTCACCACGCAACACTAG GTGTTATTTTTGCTGTGCTGATCACTGCCGCTTTCACTGATGTGATAAAGAATGCTGTGGGGAGACCTAGGCCAGACTTCTTTTGGCGGTGCTTTCCTGATGGAAGGCCG GTATATGATCAAGTGACAGGTGGTGTGATCTGCCATGGCGAGAAAGGTTTCTTAACCGATGGGCGCAAGAGTTTTCCTAGTGGACACACGTCGT GGTCTTTTGCTGGACTTGGATTTTTGTCACTATACTTATCTGGCAAAATTAAGGCGTTTGATCGCAAAGGTCACGTGGCAAAACTTTGCATCGtgattcttcctcttcttcttgcttCGCTTGTTGGGATTTCTAGAATAGACAACTATCGACACCACTGGGAGGATGTGTTTGTCGGCGGCCTGATTG GATATATCATGGCAGTGCTGTGCTATCTGCACTTTTTCCCTCCTCCATATCACCATCAAG GTTGGGGGCCCTATGCATACTTCCACATGCTGGAGGAGCTTGAGGCAGGCAATTCAAATAATGCACAAAACCAACAGTCTGCAGGTCAGCATCATATCGGATTGACCGGCCAACACCATAACGGGAGATCAAGAAATGATTTGGAATCTGGAAGTGTGTAA